Proteins encoded within one genomic window of Puniceicoccales bacterium:
- the rho gene encoding transcription termination factor Rho produces the protein MESKAINLFGLSSDKFISKGKIIDLCITEAYLKKRAVLVSGIIESIEGGDGLIVYRADNYRIRPKSAYIPKCLMQYYGLRRGQNIEACIHPQLEQSTCPFVLRVNDVLGFDPNKVSMLPRFKELVPYYPTERLLLETTDGVKWDNFSMRIVDLLTPIGLGQRGLIVAPPRTGKTVLLQGIANAITNNRPDAHLIILLIDERPEEVTDFSRQTLGEVISSTFDESPDSHVHAAEIVAENARRRVEAGQHVVILLDSITRLARAYNAEQPSSGKVLSGGVEANALQLPKKFFGSARNIENGGSLTIIATALVETGSKMDDVIFEEFKGTGNMELHLDRALSDKRLFPAINLERSGTRKEELLYHPDEITKIYGLRRAMKGVHHTEAMEMLISRMKKTQNNVEFLMNVNR, from the coding sequence ATGGAGAGTAAGGCTATCAATCTGTTCGGGTTATCGAGCGACAAATTTATTTCTAAAGGCAAAATCATCGATCTGTGTATCACCGAGGCCTACTTGAAAAAAAGGGCTGTGTTGGTTTCAGGTATTATAGAGTCAATAGAAGGCGGTGATGGTCTTATTGTGTACAGAGCTGATAACTACCGCATACGGCCCAAAAGTGCCTATATACCAAAATGTCTGATGCAATACTATGGGCTTAGACGAGGCCAAAACATCGAGGCCTGTATCCATCCCCAATTGGAACAGTCTACCTGTCCATTTGTTTTAAGAGTAAATGATGTTCTTGGGTTTGATCCAAATAAAGTGTCTATGCTACCACGGTTTAAAGAACTGGTGCCCTATTACCCGACGGAGCGTCTTTTACTGGAGACCACCGATGGCGTAAAATGGGATAATTTTTCTATGCGAATTGTCGATTTATTAACTCCCATTGGCCTAGGCCAGAGAGGGTTAATAGTTGCTCCACCGCGGACAGGTAAAACAGTGTTGTTGCAGGGAATTGCAAATGCGATAACAAACAATCGGCCCGATGCCCATCTCATAATTTTGTTAATCGATGAAAGGCCCGAAGAGGTTACTGATTTTTCAAGACAGACCTTGGGCGAGGTTATCAGCTCCACATTTGATGAGTCTCCCGATAGTCATGTACATGCGGCGGAGATAGTTGCGGAAAACGCAAGGAGGAGAGTCGAGGCCGGCCAACATGTGGTAATTCTTTTGGACTCTATAACCAGACTTGCCAGGGCTTATAACGCCGAACAGCCAAGCAGTGGTAAAGTGCTATCTGGTGGTGTGGAAGCCAATGCATTACAATTACCTAAGAAATTTTTTGGTTCGGCAAGAAACATAGAAAATGGCGGTAGTTTAACCATAATAGCCACGGCTTTGGTTGAAACCGGCAGCAAGATGGATGATGTTATTTTCGAAGAATTCAAAGGCACTGGAAATATGGAACTTCATCTCGATAGAGCCCTATCGGACAAAAGGTTGTTTCCTGCAATAAACCTAGAACGCAGTGGTACCAGAAAAGAAGAGCTGTTGTATCATCCTGATGAGATAACCAAAATATATGGATTGCGGCGGGCGATGAAAGGAGTCCATCACACGGAAGCCATGGAAATGCTCATAAGCAGGATGAAAAAGACTCAAAATAATGTGGAATTTTTAATGAATGTGAATCGTTAG
- a CDS encoding NUDIX domain-containing protein gives MDEIKHRFMVKGVCAIECADRFLLIKRSVGNLGPALIFPGGKVEIGDGHRDILENTVRREVSEEFGFHIDVALHYLCSNLYMDIHGNHIIDTTFYCRLGELPPIVANVKEVPEYFWLSQDEIKASGCSGLVEWKIAKIQVLKAQLPGYF, from the coding sequence GTGGATGAAATAAAACACAGGTTTATGGTTAAAGGTGTCTGTGCGATAGAATGCGCCGACAGGTTTCTTTTGATAAAACGCAGTGTTGGTAATCTAGGTCCAGCGTTGATTTTTCCCGGTGGTAAAGTCGAGATCGGCGATGGCCACCGTGATATACTTGAGAATACAGTGCGGCGTGAGGTATCAGAAGAATTTGGTTTTCATATTGATGTGGCATTGCATTACCTTTGCAGCAATCTATATATGGATATCCATGGTAACCATATAATAGATACCACGTTTTATTGTCGGCTTGGAGAGTTACCGCCCATTGTGGCGAATGTCAAGGAAGTTCCGGAGTATTTTTGGCTATCCCAGGATGAGATAAAAGCCTCTGGGTGTTCTGGACTGGTAGAATGGAAGATAGCTAAAATTCAAGTACTTAAGGCACAATTGCCGGGATATTTTTAA
- a CDS encoding 50S ribosomal protein L25, translated as MKQLQISIDQRSEVGRHSSYRLRRKGRIPAVVYGKSGVHLISVLDKDLRVLMKEKGSSAAIVELGGEVVRKLSIVAEVQREAVSGRFMHVDFHEISENEKIHLVVPIKLVGESYGVKNEGAIIEQVRHELGVRCLPKDMMEHIIIDVSNLKVGNSIHIKDISMPKGVELIGSSDAIVLSCVGQNESAENEPSAEEPKPAESSKS; from the coding sequence ATGAAACAGTTACAAATTTCTATTGATCAAAGAAGTGAAGTTGGACGCCATAGTTCTTACAGATTGCGCAGGAAAGGACGTATTCCGGCTGTGGTATATGGAAAATCTGGCGTACATCTGATCAGTGTTTTGGATAAGGACCTGCGTGTCCTTATGAAAGAAAAGGGAAGTTCAGCGGCCATAGTTGAGCTGGGCGGCGAAGTGGTAAGGAAGTTATCAATTGTGGCCGAAGTTCAGCGCGAGGCTGTTTCAGGTAGGTTTATGCATGTGGATTTTCATGAAATTTCAGAAAATGAAAAAATCCATCTGGTGGTTCCTATAAAGTTGGTTGGTGAATCCTATGGTGTGAAAAATGAAGGCGCCATTATCGAGCAGGTTCGTCATGAGCTTGGTGTTCGTTGTCTTCCGAAGGACATGATGGAGCATATCATTATCGATGTAAGCAACTTAAAAGTCGGAAATTCGATCCATATTAAAGACATATCTATGCCGAAAGGTGTTGAGTTGATTGGTAGCAGCGATGCCATTGTTCTGTCCTGTGTAGGTCAGAATGAATCTGCAGAGAATGAACCTTCTGCCGAGGAACCAAAACCAGCTGAATCTTCGAAATCCTAG
- the pth gene encoding aminoacyl-tRNA hydrolase has product MLPRVFIGLGNPGVEYDGTRHNVGAHVLSEFASRVFAIELASWKRDNSLGCRFAKVLYKERPIFLVRPATFMNDSGPAVSRFCSYFKIDAKEVVVLCDDITIPVGEYKLTTREGDAGHNGIKSIAEYLGHGFSRFRIGIGGKKHRLMMLADHVIGQLPAEDREKIDSNLNNIFDGLKLLLDKGASYSMNFINRGIGKHSEDVSLPGDNGVGY; this is encoded by the coding sequence ATGTTGCCCCGTGTATTTATTGGCCTTGGTAACCCGGGCGTTGAATATGATGGCACAAGGCATAATGTTGGTGCCCATGTACTTAGTGAATTTGCCAGTCGTGTTTTTGCCATTGAATTGGCTTCCTGGAAGCGTGACAATTCACTGGGCTGTAGATTTGCCAAGGTGCTATATAAAGAAAGACCTATCTTTCTGGTTCGGCCAGCTACATTTATGAATGATTCTGGGCCGGCGGTTTCAAGGTTTTGTTCCTATTTTAAAATAGATGCCAAGGAGGTCGTTGTTCTTTGCGATGATATAACGATCCCTGTTGGTGAGTATAAACTAACTACAAGAGAAGGAGATGCAGGTCACAATGGAATAAAAAGCATAGCTGAATACCTGGGCCATGGCTTTTCCAGGTTTAGAATAGGTATAGGAGGGAAAAAACATAGGCTTATGATGCTTGCAGATCATGTAATTGGCCAATTGCCGGCTGAAGATAGAGAAAAAATTGACAGCAATTTGAATAATATTTTCGATGGACTGAAGCTACTGCTTGACAAAGGTGCCAGCTACTCTATGAACTTCATAAATCGTGGTATTGGAAAGCACAGTGAAGATGTATCGCTACCGGGCGACAATGGTGTTGGATACTAG
- a CDS encoding 30S ribosomal protein S6, with the protein MVLDTRNYQDSLESLIDKLKDAFVALGCQLSDTIHIGQKVFERITDKKFQAGVYVRILFEAGSSIPKMINDRFALDKTINRIMIERCK; encoded by the coding sequence ATGGTGTTGGATACTAGAAATTATCAGGATTCTTTGGAGTCTTTGATCGATAAATTGAAGGATGCGTTTGTTGCACTTGGCTGTCAGCTGAGTGATACGATCCACATTGGTCAGAAAGTTTTTGAAAGGATAACCGATAAAAAATTTCAGGCCGGTGTTTATGTTCGGATTTTGTTTGAAGCCGGTTCTAGTATTCCAAAGATGATTAATGATAGATTCGCATTGGATAAAACCATCAATAGGATAATGATAGAGCGTTGTAAATAA
- the ssb gene encoding single-stranded DNA-binding protein: MASFNKVILLGNLTRDPEIRTTNSGVSICKFGLATTRISRSQEGDSREEVVFVDVDCFGKQADLISKYFTKGKPIFIEGRLRLDQWESSSGEKRSKLVVVLESFQFVGSKGDDNLDGTGLERVGVVSNDSSQDQISGDEDVPF, encoded by the coding sequence ATGGCATCTTTTAATAAAGTCATACTGCTTGGAAATTTGACAAGAGATCCGGAGATCCGGACGACCAATAGTGGTGTATCGATTTGTAAGTTTGGCCTCGCGACTACTCGTATTAGTCGTTCCCAGGAAGGAGATAGTCGCGAGGAGGTTGTGTTTGTGGATGTGGATTGCTTTGGTAAGCAAGCTGATTTGATATCTAAATATTTTACCAAAGGTAAACCTATATTTATAGAGGGTAGATTGAGATTGGATCAATGGGAGTCTTCCTCCGGCGAAAAACGCAGTAAACTGGTTGTTGTTCTTGAGAGTTTTCAGTTTGTTGGTTCCAAAGGGGATGATAACTTAGATGGTACTGGATTAGAACGGGTTGGCGTTGTTTCCAATGATTCTTCCCAGGATCAGATCAGCGGTGATGAGGATGTTCCTTTTTGA
- the rplI gene encoding 50S ribosomal protein L9: MATANILLLKKVENLGAEGDRVSVRAGYARNYLLPNRIAIPVTRANGKQIEALQKKRLEREADELARAKSTAEAIAGLALSFSAKIGENGKMFGSITAANLIAKLAEFGVNLNKKILHMEPAKHVGRHIAKVRLHRDIVIDLAFDVVSEDAAQQPVAVANKDTDNKG, encoded by the coding sequence ATGGCTACTGCTAATATTTTGTTACTGAAAAAGGTTGAGAATCTAGGCGCTGAGGGCGATAGGGTTAGTGTCAGAGCTGGTTACGCCAGAAACTATTTATTACCTAATAGGATAGCTATTCCGGTGACCAGGGCTAACGGCAAACAAATTGAGGCTTTGCAAAAAAAACGCCTGGAGCGTGAGGCCGATGAATTGGCCAGGGCAAAATCCACAGCCGAAGCCATCGCCGGCCTGGCGTTGTCATTTTCAGCTAAGATAGGCGAGAATGGGAAAATGTTTGGATCCATCACAGCAGCTAATTTAATAGCCAAGTTGGCTGAGTTTGGTGTCAATTTGAACAAAAAAATACTTCATATGGAGCCTGCTAAACATGTAGGTAGACATATCGCCAAGGTGAGATTGCATCGAGACATTGTTATTGATCTGGCTTTTGATGTGGTGTCCGAAGATGCTGCGCAACAACCTGTAGCTGTTGCAAATAAAGATACAGATAACAAAGGTTAG
- a CDS encoding penicillin-binding protein 2 produces the protein MLLCFLCIFCRTLFISVIDRHKYIPYVEKLRSSVKIQQSKRGQILDRNEVAMAMTNCLIDIGVDPCVADYERDFQKIQQLAAMLNMNPDALKTCFQRCKFLKNQKVLDIRWKKIKTIESDTLFERILALKIKGVYGTKKYKRLYPTDGLASQIIGFINDDGTASCGIEKSMDRYLKGQDGLIESEKDGNHKELRQFRKLDINAQNGCDVELSIDIIIQDMVEKELDSIIDKFHPQWATIIVSDATTGEILGLSNRPTYNNNLYNKASIDSFRNRAITDIYEPGSVFKIVASSIALEQGLITPETVFDCSKDYITVSNREIKLPKDHSKFDKLSLTDVLRKSSNRGMAHIGLILGKKRLYEAAKAFGFGKPTGYGLDGEVPGILHPYNKWDSLTITRFPMGHAIGVTPMQIHQAMGIIANGGFLLKPQIVRKIVDHSGHNVLKFHPEIKGKVLSYKTTNIMINILYDPNNKDANINGLGIVYKTGTSQKIVNGKYSSSHHISSCSGFFPQDSPQVLITVVIDDAKLDNGIAWGHRVALPSLKSLVDKISRYIDLQ, from the coding sequence ATGTTGTTGTGCTTTCTATGTATATTTTGCAGGACGCTGTTTATCTCTGTCATTGATAGACATAAATATATTCCCTATGTGGAAAAATTACGCTCCAGCGTAAAAATCCAACAATCCAAACGAGGCCAGATACTAGACCGTAATGAGGTTGCCATGGCCATGACAAATTGTCTCATCGACATCGGGGTCGACCCCTGTGTGGCCGACTATGAACGTGACTTTCAGAAAATACAGCAATTGGCAGCCATGCTAAACATGAATCCTGATGCATTGAAAACCTGCTTCCAAAGGTGCAAATTCCTAAAAAATCAGAAGGTACTGGATATTAGATGGAAAAAGATCAAAACAATAGAAAGCGACACATTGTTTGAACGCATATTGGCACTCAAAATTAAAGGTGTTTATGGTACAAAAAAGTATAAACGGCTCTATCCAACCGATGGCCTGGCCAGTCAGATCATAGGGTTCATAAATGATGATGGCACAGCTTCTTGCGGTATCGAAAAATCGATGGACAGATACCTAAAAGGCCAGGATGGATTGATAGAATCGGAAAAAGATGGTAACCACAAAGAGCTACGCCAGTTCCGGAAATTAGACATCAATGCTCAAAATGGCTGTGATGTGGAGCTATCCATCGACATTATAATACAAGACATGGTCGAAAAAGAGTTGGATAGTATAATTGATAAATTTCATCCCCAATGGGCAACTATCATCGTAAGCGATGCAACAACGGGCGAAATCCTAGGCCTTAGCAACAGGCCAACCTACAACAACAACTTGTACAACAAAGCTAGCATCGATAGTTTTCGAAATAGAGCAATTACAGATATTTATGAGCCAGGTTCCGTTTTCAAAATAGTTGCTTCAAGCATCGCCCTTGAACAGGGCCTAATAACACCAGAGACTGTATTCGATTGCAGTAAAGATTACATAACTGTCTCGAATCGAGAGATAAAGCTACCAAAGGATCATAGCAAATTCGACAAATTATCTCTGACCGATGTGTTGAGAAAATCCAGCAACCGAGGAATGGCTCATATCGGACTGATACTTGGCAAAAAAAGGCTCTATGAAGCGGCAAAAGCCTTTGGGTTTGGTAAACCCACAGGCTATGGACTAGATGGTGAAGTTCCTGGCATTTTGCACCCATATAATAAATGGGATAGTCTAACCATAACACGATTTCCCATGGGCCATGCGATAGGAGTAACACCCATGCAAATACATCAAGCCATGGGAATTATTGCCAATGGTGGATTTTTGTTAAAACCACAAATCGTGAGAAAAATCGTCGATCATTCCGGCCATAATGTGTTAAAATTTCATCCCGAGATAAAAGGAAAAGTATTATCCTACAAAACGACAAATATCATGATAAACATCCTGTATGACCCAAATAATAAGGATGCGAATATAAACGGTCTGGGCATTGTATATAAGACCGGAACATCACAGAAGATTGTGAATGGTAAATATTCATCGTCTCATCATATTTCTTCTTGTTCTGGATTTTTTCCCCAGGATTCCCCCCAGGTACTTATAACCGTAGTCATTGATGACGCAAAACTGGACAATGGTATAGCCTGGGGCCATCGAGTCGCCCTACCGTCTTTAAAATCGTTGGTAGATAAAATTTCCAGGTATATCGATTTACAATAA
- the yidD gene encoding membrane protein insertion efficiency factor YidD, whose product MAIQKIISNILILILKGYRVFLSPLKPYIFGPGCGCRFSPSCSEYAIIALKKHRVCLALYLIAKRLIACNPFNDCDKEY is encoded by the coding sequence ATGGCCATTCAGAAAATCATCAGTAATATATTGATTTTAATTCTAAAGGGTTACAGAGTATTTTTGTCTCCGTTAAAGCCGTATATATTTGGTCCCGGGTGCGGCTGTAGATTTAGCCCATCCTGTTCGGAATATGCGATAATTGCGTTAAAAAAACACCGAGTGTGCTTGGCTTTGTATTTGATTGCCAAGAGATTAATTGCCTGTAATCCGTTTAACGACTGCGACAAAGAGTATTGA
- the lgt gene encoding prolipoprotein diacylglyceryl transferase, whose amino-acid sequence MVLGYIVHSINPFILKFPEWFIISGIRWYGILYVISFLITFAYLNHDSISKKSVIKKHQTEQLILFCAGGVIIGGRLGYWLLYDLSTFLANPLIILKIWNGGMASHGGFIGVILGLVLFSHKNKLNLLQVTDTISAIAPIGLFLGRIGNFINGELVGKISYLPWAMKFTNNGAIDQEIIQPRHPSQLYEAFFEGLFLFFYLRYRMKKVTTPGILSAEFLIGYSCARFFCEFFREPDAPLIFTLSRGQFFSIFSLIFGVMLIIYVKVNTLCRSR is encoded by the coding sequence ATGGTCCTAGGGTACATCGTTCACAGTATCAATCCATTTATCTTAAAATTCCCCGAATGGTTCATAATATCAGGAATCAGGTGGTACGGAATACTTTATGTCATCAGCTTTCTGATAACTTTCGCCTATCTTAATCACGATAGCATTAGCAAAAAATCTGTGATAAAAAAGCATCAAACCGAACAACTTATCCTATTCTGTGCCGGTGGTGTTATAATCGGCGGCAGACTGGGCTATTGGTTGCTATATGACCTGTCAACATTTTTAGCCAATCCATTGATAATATTAAAGATATGGAACGGTGGCATGGCCAGTCACGGAGGATTCATTGGAGTAATACTCGGCCTGGTATTGTTTTCGCATAAAAACAAACTTAATCTGCTACAAGTGACCGACACCATCAGTGCCATAGCGCCAATTGGGCTATTCCTCGGCCGAATAGGAAACTTCATCAATGGAGAGCTGGTGGGCAAAATATCCTATCTGCCCTGGGCAATGAAATTCACGAACAACGGAGCCATTGACCAGGAAATTATCCAACCACGTCATCCTTCCCAGCTATATGAAGCATTTTTTGAGGGATTATTTCTGTTTTTTTATCTACGATACAGAATGAAAAAAGTCACGACGCCAGGGATTTTATCGGCAGAATTTTTGATAGGCTATTCCTGTGCTAGATTTTTTTGCGAATTTTTTAGAGAACCGGATGCTCCACTGATTTTTACCCTATCCCGTGGACAATTTTTCAGCATTTTTTCATTAATATTTGGAGTTATGCTAATTATATATGTTAAGGTCAATACTCTTTGTCGCAGTCGTTAA
- the obgE gene encoding GTPase ObgE, translated as MFVDEAKVLLSAGKGGDGCLSFHREKFMPKGGPDGGDGGKGGDVVLLCDSNVSDLSQYRFTPYGRAENGQPGRGAQKHGSNGGDCILKVPEGTVVQNIKTGTMACELLSDGQRVILLAGGAGGKGNMNFKSSTNQAPRRTIPGAIGESGEFLFVLKTIADVGLIGLPNAGKSSLISLITNAKQKIGAYPFTTIWPRVGVLQSEGLSESITIADIPGIVKDAHRNKGLGLRFLRHIERCNILLFLLDMAGTDNRSPVEDYHTLISEISHYNEDLVKKNKILVGNKMDMDQSKTNLEEFKRTTGQDLIEISCETGSGIAKLIDVLGKVLRKN; from the coding sequence ATGTTTGTTGATGAGGCCAAAGTATTATTAAGTGCCGGCAAAGGCGGCGATGGTTGCCTTAGTTTTCACAGGGAAAAATTCATGCCGAAAGGTGGCCCTGATGGCGGCGATGGTGGCAAAGGTGGTGACGTGGTTTTGCTCTGCGATTCGAACGTAAGTGATTTATCTCAATATAGATTTACACCCTATGGAAGGGCTGAAAACGGTCAGCCGGGCAGAGGAGCACAGAAGCATGGATCCAATGGCGGCGATTGCATTCTGAAAGTTCCAGAAGGTACTGTGGTGCAGAATATTAAGACCGGAACCATGGCCTGTGAGTTACTTAGTGATGGCCAGCGCGTGATTTTGTTAGCCGGTGGTGCTGGTGGCAAAGGCAATATGAATTTCAAAAGCTCTACAAACCAGGCACCTAGACGTACAATTCCCGGAGCCATTGGTGAGAGTGGAGAATTTTTGTTTGTGTTGAAAACCATTGCTGATGTTGGGCTGATCGGGCTGCCAAATGCCGGGAAGTCATCACTTATCAGTTTGATTACCAATGCTAAGCAAAAAATTGGTGCCTATCCTTTTACGACAATTTGGCCCAGGGTAGGAGTGTTACAATCCGAAGGCCTGTCCGAATCGATAACAATTGCAGACATTCCAGGCATAGTAAAAGATGCTCATCGAAATAAGGGATTAGGCCTGAGGTTCCTGAGGCATATAGAAAGATGTAATATTTTGCTATTTTTGCTAGATATGGCCGGTACGGACAACCGTTCGCCGGTGGAAGATTATCATACTTTGATATCCGAGATATCTCACTATAATGAAGATCTGGTAAAAAAAAATAAAATCTTGGTTGGTAACAAGATGGATATGGACCAATCAAAAACTAACCTGGAGGAATTCAAAAGAACGACCGGTCAAGATCTAATAGAAATATCCTGTGAAACTGGCAGTGGCATTGCAAAATTGATTGATGTTCTTGGGAAAGTCCTGAGGAAAAACTAG
- a CDS encoding NAD(P)-dependent glycerol-3-phosphate dehydrogenase, translating to MRLDDFSMNIAIVGAGAWGTAMALHANRCEHKVTLFPRDQKELDRIAIHNENVDYFPGFTIPDEITLTLDFNLLESSDVIFIACPSVGLNDLCNNIKQYNLQKDCCVISLCKGLPYDSLTFPSDIIESSISTSFAIFAGPTYAKEVAKGLPTNVDLASKNKAIADIANKLNFGTIGIRCTSDIRGVELGSCLKNIYAIGAGILDGMELGDNFRCAYITSAIKEISDIGVNFGGQRETFYGASGLGDLMATCSGVWSRNRTFGERIGRGETPEKILATSISAIEGYKTSKIFFNECTKLGLKIPIMEKIYHIVYGGKSLEEADFHSCIL from the coding sequence ATGAGGTTAGATGATTTTAGTATGAATATAGCAATTGTCGGGGCCGGTGCATGGGGTACAGCTATGGCATTACATGCAAATCGCTGTGAACACAAGGTTACACTTTTCCCAAGAGATCAAAAGGAACTCGATAGGATAGCCATCCACAATGAAAACGTAGACTATTTTCCTGGATTTACAATACCAGACGAAATAACACTGACCCTGGACTTCAACTTGTTAGAGTCATCTGATGTGATCTTCATAGCCTGTCCATCCGTTGGCCTGAACGACCTATGCAACAACATAAAACAATACAACCTACAAAAGGACTGTTGTGTCATATCGCTATGCAAAGGATTGCCCTATGATTCATTGACCTTCCCATCGGACATCATCGAAAGCTCCATATCCACGTCCTTTGCCATATTTGCTGGCCCGACCTACGCTAAAGAAGTGGCCAAAGGGTTACCAACAAACGTCGATTTGGCTTCAAAAAATAAAGCCATTGCCGATATCGCTAATAAATTGAACTTTGGAACCATCGGCATCCGGTGTACCAGTGACATAAGAGGCGTAGAATTAGGCAGTTGTTTGAAAAACATCTATGCCATAGGCGCTGGAATTTTAGATGGAATGGAGCTAGGCGATAATTTTAGGTGCGCTTATATAACCTCAGCCATTAAAGAAATCTCCGACATCGGTGTGAATTTTGGTGGCCAACGTGAAACTTTCTATGGCGCAAGTGGTCTTGGTGATCTGATGGCAACCTGTTCCGGAGTATGGAGCCGAAATAGAACCTTCGGCGAACGGATCGGAAGAGGTGAAACTCCGGAAAAAATACTCGCGACATCTATCTCTGCCATCGAAGGTTACAAAACATCGAAAATATTTTTTAACGAATGTACAAAGCTTGGCCTGAAAATACCAATAATGGAAAAAATATACCACATAGTCTATGGCGGTAAAAGTCTAGAAGAAGCGGATTTCCATTCGTGCATCCTCTAG
- the rpsT gene encoding 30S ribosomal protein S20: protein MANKRASLKSMRQIVARTARNKASRSKIKTLARQVQRAKSSKATDAADVAKKRTIEYISYLDKAVKSGVIHRNKAARHKSRLAKIVMN from the coding sequence ATGGCAAACAAGAGGGCATCGTTAAAAAGTATGAGGCAAATAGTAGCAAGAACTGCTAGAAATAAGGCTTCACGTAGCAAGATTAAAACTCTGGCTAGACAGGTGCAGAGGGCAAAATCTTCCAAAGCCACCGATGCTGCTGACGTTGCTAAAAAAAGAACAATTGAATATATTTCTTATCTTGACAAAGCAGTTAAGAGTGGAGTTATTCATAGAAACAAAGCAGCCAGACATAAAAGTAGGCTGGCAAAAATTGTTATGAATTAG